Proteins encoded in a region of the Corynebacterium breve genome:
- a CDS encoding DNA repair helicase XPB, translated as MALGDGPLIVQSDKTVLLEVDHPQASLARAALAPFAELERAPEHIHTYRITPLALWNARAAGHDAEQAVDVLERYSRFPVPQSLLIGVAETMARYGRVRLLKHPAHGLVLESDEAPIVEEISRHRKITPMLGARIDDHTVPVHPSERGRIKQELTKIGWPAEDLAGYVDGESHPIALDFKGWELRDYQEYAKDSFWEGGSGVVVLPCGAGKTIVGAASMAEAQTTTLILVTNTVAGRQWRDELLRRTTLTEEEIGEYSGERKEIRPVTIATYQVVTRKTKGEYRALELFDSRDWGLIIYDEVHLLPAPVFRMSADLQSRRRLGLTATLVREDGREDDVFSLIGPKRYDAPWKELEAQGFIATAECIEVRTTLTEAERMVYATAETRERYRVAATSNAKLRVVDKLLRKHEGQQTLIIGAYLEQLEQIAAHIDALLIDGKTSNKKREEAFNAFRRGELQTLVVSKVANFSIDLPEAAVAIQVSGTFGSRQEEAQRLGRLLRPKADGSEAHFYTVVARDTLDAEYALHRQRFLAEQGYAYRLVDSSDV; from the coding sequence ATGGCGTTAGGCGACGGCCCCTTGATTGTTCAGTCAGATAAGACTGTGCTGCTCGAAGTAGATCATCCACAGGCAAGTCTCGCCCGTGCAGCACTGGCCCCTTTCGCGGAACTGGAACGTGCCCCAGAGCACATCCATACTTACCGAATCACACCACTCGCCTTGTGGAACGCCCGCGCCGCCGGCCACGATGCCGAGCAGGCCGTCGATGTACTCGAACGCTACTCACGCTTCCCAGTGCCGCAGTCCCTGCTGATCGGTGTCGCAGAGACCATGGCGCGCTACGGGCGCGTCCGTCTGTTGAAGCACCCCGCCCACGGGCTGGTGCTGGAGTCCGATGAAGCCCCGATCGTCGAGGAGATATCACGCCACCGCAAGATCACACCGATGCTGGGCGCACGTATCGACGACCACACCGTCCCCGTTCATCCCTCCGAGCGCGGACGCATCAAACAAGAGCTAACGAAAATCGGTTGGCCTGCTGAGGATCTCGCGGGCTACGTCGACGGCGAATCTCATCCCATCGCATTGGATTTCAAGGGTTGGGAGCTGCGCGATTACCAGGAGTACGCCAAGGATTCTTTCTGGGAAGGAGGATCCGGGGTTGTCGTCCTGCCGTGTGGCGCCGGTAAGACGATCGTCGGTGCGGCTTCGATGGCCGAGGCACAAACCACCACGTTAATCTTGGTGACCAACACGGTTGCAGGCCGCCAGTGGCGCGACGAGCTGCTGCGCCGCACCACACTCACCGAAGAAGAGATCGGCGAATACTCCGGCGAGCGCAAAGAGATCCGCCCGGTGACCATCGCCACGTATCAGGTAGTCACACGCAAAACCAAGGGCGAGTATCGCGCATTGGAACTCTTCGATTCTCGCGACTGGGGACTCATCATCTACGACGAAGTCCACCTCCTCCCCGCCCCAGTCTTCCGTATGTCCGCTGACCTGCAATCTCGCCGCCGCTTGGGTCTCACCGCAACGCTCGTGCGCGAGGACGGGCGCGAAGACGACGTCTTCTCCCTCATCGGGCCCAAACGCTACGACGCCCCTTGGAAAGAACTCGAGGCCCAAGGCTTTATCGCGACCGCAGAATGTATCGAAGTGCGCACCACACTCACCGAAGCCGAACGGATGGTCTACGCCACCGCCGAGACCCGCGAACGCTATCGCGTGGCGGCGACAAGTAATGCGAAGCTGCGCGTCGTCGACAAGCTCCTGCGCAAACACGAGGGCCAGCAGACCCTGATTATCGGCGCATACCTCGAGCAACTTGAGCAGATCGCCGCCCACATTGATGCACTGTTGATCGATGGAAAGACCTCCAACAAGAAGCGTGAGGAAGCCTTCAACGCTTTCCGACGAGGCGAGCTCCAAACCCTTGTGGTGTCTAAAGTAGCGAACTTCTCCATTGACCTGCCCGAAGCCGCAGTGGCTATCCAAGTGTCTGGGACCTTCGGTTCGCGCCAGGAAGAGGCCCAACGCCTTGGCAGATTGCTGCGTCCCAAAGCCGACGGATCCGAGGCACACTTCTACACCGTGGTCGCACGAGACACCCTGGATGCCGAATACGCCCTGCACCGCCAGCGCTTTTTGGCGGAACAAGGCTATGCCTACCGCCTCGTGGACTCCTCGGACGTTTAG
- a CDS encoding TetR family transcriptional regulator — translation MAAPREAKKADTRARLMRETARLVITQGTERTTVADVAAAVGVSARTFHNYFTSREEALEEFAATRAILLKEELRSAGSHANLIDTVEGLVLDSLTSAPMECVDNIVALSRVCTILETLQGEYTCPLTFPEDESGDFRFAFQAIIAIAWAAVDAYHQLPEPRDPSDGENIVREAFGLARRLSEIEIP, via the coding sequence ATGGCAGCACCCCGCGAGGCAAAGAAGGCAGACACTCGCGCACGCCTCATGCGTGAAACTGCACGGCTTGTCATCACCCAAGGCACAGAACGCACCACGGTCGCGGACGTGGCAGCTGCCGTCGGAGTCTCCGCACGCACATTCCACAACTACTTCACGTCTCGTGAAGAAGCGCTGGAAGAGTTTGCAGCTACTCGCGCCATTCTCCTCAAGGAAGAACTCCGTAGCGCAGGTAGCCACGCAAATCTCATCGACACCGTTGAGGGCCTAGTCCTCGACTCTCTCACTAGCGCACCAATGGAATGCGTGGACAACATCGTTGCGCTGTCCCGCGTGTGCACCATCCTGGAAACCCTCCAGGGCGAGTACACCTGCCCGCTCACGTTCCCAGAGGACGAGAGTGGTGACTTCCGCTTCGCCTTCCAGGCCATCATCGCAATTGCATGGGCCGCAGTCGATGCATATCACCAACTGCCCGAACCCCGCGATCCCTCCGACGGCGAAAACATCGTCCGCGAAGCGTTTGGTCTTGCCCGTCGTCTTTCCGAGATCGAGATCCCCTAA
- a CDS encoding DUF3239 domain-containing protein, translated as MKVFKFDVDEAFAKKNNEMLKDTNRLVISGISLFVLSEIAAVLIWLFVSPDSPWRLLGTLSLALFGLMMLIVAFAVPRSVGNAQSLYDRYPLAAGTIAEVADRDFVIMALVNTNVDPALPPRWGAALRTVTRINGVEPKLGAKIPVVAVQGQRTSRDTDHWHEISPMPIAWGTPDQEVVAEARKAIPQDHWQKLEKARKRLDEVKATPNNLLVL; from the coding sequence ATGAAAGTTTTCAAGTTCGACGTCGACGAAGCATTTGCCAAGAAGAACAACGAAATGCTTAAGGACACCAATCGCCTGGTGATCTCCGGCATCTCACTTTTTGTTCTAAGCGAAATCGCGGCTGTGCTGATCTGGTTGTTTGTCTCACCGGACTCACCGTGGCGACTCCTCGGCACCCTGAGCCTCGCCCTTTTCGGCCTCATGATGCTCATCGTCGCCTTCGCGGTCCCACGATCAGTGGGAAACGCCCAGAGCCTCTACGACCGCTACCCCCTTGCCGCCGGCACTATCGCCGAAGTCGCTGACCGTGACTTTGTCATCATGGCGCTGGTCAACACAAACGTTGATCCCGCCCTTCCTCCGCGCTGGGGAGCAGCCCTTCGTACTGTCACTCGCATCAACGGCGTAGAGCCGAAACTTGGCGCCAAAATCCCGGTAGTCGCAGTCCAAGGACAACGCACCAGCCGTGACACCGACCATTGGCACGAGATCTCCCCAATGCCAATTGCTTGGGGAACACCCGACCAAGAAGTGGTAGCCGAAGCCCGCAAGGCAATCCCTCAGGATCACTGGCAAAAACTAGAAAAGGCACGCAAACGCCTCGACGAAGTAAAAGCCACCCCCAACAATCTCCTGGTTCTCTAA